The following are from one region of the Carnobacterium gallinarum DSM 4847 genome:
- a CDS encoding MFS transporter gives MENKNESPQTNWKLMIFILFLGWTVIWISRTVLNPVLPSIKASLSIATDTQLSLVFSSYFLAYTIIQFPAGALSDRFGEKLILVPSFLIFALSTLIMGFAHSVQTLYIANFFSGLTSGVFFACSYSLSIKMIPLNRRTFSNAVINSGTAIGMGAGMIGSTFLSLLGLDWRTLLFITAALIASTLIVFIKFLPSTLKRDKSTLNVTTKKIPFLKLFNKQLIVAAFAYFTICYGYYMLATWLPNFLQTERGITGMMIGYIAAISAFAALPGAIIFARISDRFNQNKTTIIVVLIFLAALFLYLSAEATSQIWLFIALIGYGFFGKLAIDPIIVSYVAEITTPENYGLTFGLFNFFGMLGSVLSPYFTAVSSDLTGSKVFGFYFAALLMIFGGITLWYVTKKPVTAR, from the coding sequence ATGGAAAATAAAAACGAATCACCTCAAACAAATTGGAAATTAATGATTTTCATTCTATTTTTAGGCTGGACTGTTATTTGGATTAGTCGCACCGTCTTAAACCCTGTTTTACCCTCAATTAAAGCAAGCCTATCGATTGCAACCGATACACAATTATCACTAGTGTTTAGTTCCTACTTTCTAGCCTATACCATTATTCAATTTCCTGCTGGCGCCCTTTCTGACCGTTTTGGTGAAAAATTAATACTAGTTCCTAGTTTTCTCATCTTTGCTCTTTCTACCTTAATAATGGGTTTCGCCCATTCGGTTCAAACACTCTATATTGCAAATTTCTTTTCTGGCTTAACCAGTGGCGTTTTCTTTGCTTGCTCCTATTCTCTCTCTATTAAAATGATCCCTTTAAATCGTCGAACTTTTTCTAATGCTGTTATTAATAGTGGAACTGCGATTGGAATGGGTGCTGGGATGATTGGCTCAACTTTTTTAAGTCTTTTAGGTTTGGATTGGCGTACTTTACTTTTTATTACTGCCGCTTTAATTGCTTCTACGCTAATTGTCTTCATAAAATTTCTACCCTCAACTTTGAAACGTGACAAATCAACACTTAACGTTACAACGAAAAAAATTCCGTTCCTTAAACTCTTCAATAAACAATTAATTGTTGCTGCCTTTGCTTACTTTACTATTTGCTATGGTTATTATATGTTGGCAACTTGGTTACCGAATTTTCTGCAAACAGAGCGTGGCATTACTGGTATGATGATTGGCTATATCGCAGCAATTAGTGCTTTTGCAGCATTACCGGGAGCCATTATTTTTGCTCGGATTTCGGATCGATTTAACCAAAATAAAACAACTATCATTGTCGTGTTAATCTTCTTAGCTGCACTCTTTCTTTATCTAAGCGCTGAAGCAACTTCACAGATTTGGTTATTTATTGCCCTGATTGGCTATGGATTTTTTGGAAAATTAGCGATTGATCCAATTATTGTATCTTATGTAGCTGAGATTACTACTCCTGAAAATTATGGATTAACTTTTGGATTATTCAATTTTTTTGGAATGTTAGGCTCTGTTTTGTCCCCTTACTTTACTGCAGTAAGCTCTGATTTAACCGGATCCAAAGTTTTCGGTTTTTATTTTGCAGCTCTATTAATGATTTTTGGTGGAATTACTCTTTGGTATGTAACAAAAAAACCTGTGACAGCTCGCTAA
- a CDS encoding antibiotic biosynthesis monooxygenase yields MFIVTNTIKIEKDQVEQVVARFNGGHAKASITGIDGFLGFEIWQKKGTSPDFSEIVVTSRWDSEKQQKAWLKTEGFKKAHGRTPDTREQHAQRNGIISNEIAEFETVLTQEPIILD; encoded by the coding sequence ATGTTCATTGTAACGAATACAATTAAAATAGAAAAAGATCAAGTAGAACAAGTTGTAGCTAGATTTAATGGGGGCCACGCTAAAGCTAGCATTACTGGAATAGATGGATTCCTAGGATTTGAAATCTGGCAAAAAAAAGGGACTAGCCCTGATTTTTCTGAGATTGTTGTTACAAGTCGCTGGGATAGCGAAAAACAACAAAAAGCTTGGCTAAAAACAGAAGGCTTTAAAAAAGCTCACGGACGAACGCCTGATACTCGAGAACAACATGCACAACGAAACGGGATTATTTCAAATGAAATTGCTGAATTTGAAACGGTACTTACACAAGAACCAATTATCTTAGATTAA
- the ahpC gene encoding alkyl hydroperoxide reductase subunit C has translation MNLINTKLFDFEADAYQNGEFLKVNTEDILGKWSVFFFYPADFSFVCPTELGDVQDHYEEFKNSNCEIYSVSMDSHFVHKAWADATDTIAKIQYPMLADPTGKIARFFGVLDEEAGQAFRGSFVVNPRGEIKAYEIHDMGIGRNADELLRKVEAAQFVEEHGDQVCPANWKPGADTIAPSLDLVGKI, from the coding sequence ATGAATTTAATCAACACTAAATTGTTTGACTTTGAAGCAGATGCTTATCAAAACGGGGAATTTTTAAAAGTAAATACTGAAGATATTTTAGGTAAATGGAGTGTTTTCTTCTTCTACCCAGCTGATTTTTCATTTGTTTGTCCAACTGAATTAGGTGACGTTCAAGATCACTATGAAGAATTTAAAAATAGTAATTGTGAAATTTATTCTGTATCAATGGATAGCCATTTCGTACATAAAGCGTGGGCTGATGCAACAGATACGATTGCGAAAATTCAATACCCAATGTTAGCAGATCCAACTGGGAAAATTGCTCGTTTCTTTGGCGTACTAGATGAAGAAGCTGGACAAGCTTTCCGCGGTTCATTTGTTGTGAATCCTCGTGGTGAGATTAAAGCATACGAAATTCATGATATGGGAATTGGTCGTAATGCAGATGAATTATTAAGAAAAGTTGAGGCTGCTCAATTTGTTGAAGAACATGGCGATCAAGTTTGCCCGGCAAACTGGAAACCAGGTGCGGATACAATTGCTCCAAGTTTAGACTTAGTTGGTAAAATCTAA
- a CDS encoding FAD-dependent oxidoreductase, translating into MSEEIYDLVIIGGGSAGLSAGIYAGRAMMDTLIIEKEKIGGQVTTTSEIVNYPGVRRTTGPSLMDEMYAQAQDFGVEFTTDEIVDVDFDNDVKVIKAKNGTYQARAVVIATGAFARKIGFPGEVEFTGRGIAYCSTCDGEFFSGLDIFVLGGGYAAAEEAVFLTRYGKSVTMIIREPDFTCAKMTADQAKNHPDIKIIYNTEVKEVTGDDFMKKAVFINNETGETFTYEASEEDGAFGMFVFAGNQPSTEIFKDKIELNPQGYIPTDDFMETNVAGVYAAGDLRIKELRQIVTAVSDGAIAATAAQKYVTVEKERLGLPTISQRVLDKAKTAVAKAVEKPAATKKADNVKTDGWFPDSMKEQLKGIFAKLTKTVTLVNLLDQADPKSVELEGFLQQIASLSNQIVLESKTVGQDAEFEAKIHLTRTPAAVLLDENANYTGIKFSGIPSGHELNSLVLAIYNVGSDGQPIEAPIVDRIKELPKAKIEICVSLTCHYCPDVVAACQRIASLNHNVEAEMIDTGLFPELKKEKKIMSVPAMIINGEQVIFGAKNMDEILTALEATK; encoded by the coding sequence ATGAGTGAAGAAATTTATGATTTAGTAATTATTGGTGGTGGGTCGGCAGGTTTATCAGCTGGTATTTACGCTGGACGTGCGATGATGGATACGTTAATTATTGAAAAAGAAAAAATCGGTGGACAAGTAACAACGACTTCTGAAATTGTAAATTATCCGGGGGTTCGTCGTACAACAGGCCCAAGTTTAATGGATGAAATGTATGCACAAGCACAAGATTTTGGCGTTGAATTTACAACGGATGAGATTGTTGATGTCGATTTCGATAATGATGTAAAAGTGATTAAAGCGAAGAACGGCACGTATCAAGCACGAGCTGTTGTGATTGCAACAGGTGCATTTGCTCGTAAAATTGGTTTCCCTGGAGAAGTTGAATTTACAGGTCGTGGAATTGCTTATTGTTCAACTTGTGATGGTGAATTCTTTAGTGGATTAGATATTTTTGTATTAGGTGGCGGTTATGCAGCAGCGGAGGAAGCTGTTTTCCTAACTCGTTATGGGAAAAGTGTGACGATGATTATTCGTGAGCCTGATTTTACTTGTGCAAAAATGACAGCCGATCAAGCGAAGAATCATCCTGATATCAAAATTATTTACAATACCGAAGTAAAAGAAGTCACTGGTGATGATTTTATGAAGAAAGCTGTTTTCATTAATAATGAAACAGGTGAGACGTTTACTTATGAAGCTTCTGAAGAAGATGGCGCGTTTGGTATGTTCGTTTTTGCTGGAAATCAACCAAGTACAGAGATTTTCAAAGATAAGATTGAATTGAATCCACAAGGCTATATTCCAACAGATGACTTTATGGAAACCAATGTTGCAGGTGTTTATGCAGCAGGTGATTTACGTATTAAAGAATTGCGCCAAATTGTGACAGCAGTCTCTGATGGAGCAATCGCAGCGACAGCCGCTCAAAAATATGTGACAGTTGAAAAAGAACGCTTAGGCTTGCCAACAATTTCGCAACGTGTATTAGATAAAGCGAAAACAGCTGTCGCAAAAGCAGTTGAAAAACCAGCAGCAACTAAAAAAGCGGATAACGTGAAAACAGACGGTTGGTTCCCAGATAGTATGAAGGAACAGTTAAAAGGGATCTTTGCCAAATTAACTAAGACGGTTACTTTAGTGAACTTACTAGATCAAGCTGATCCAAAATCAGTTGAATTAGAAGGCTTTTTGCAACAAATTGCAAGCTTAAGCAATCAGATTGTATTAGAATCTAAAACAGTTGGACAGGATGCTGAATTTGAAGCAAAAATTCACTTAACGCGTACACCTGCAGCAGTATTGTTAGACGAAAATGCCAATTATACTGGAATTAAATTCAGTGGGATTCCAAGTGGTCATGAGCTAAATTCATTAGTATTAGCAATCTATAACGTTGGGAGTGACGGTCAGCCGATTGAAGCACCGATTGTAGATCGCATTAAAGAATTGCCAAAAGCTAAGATTGAGATTTGTGTTTCTTTAACGTGTCACTATTGCCCAGATGTAGTAGCCGCTTGCCAACGAATTGCTTCATTAAATCATAACGTAGAAGCAGAAATGATTGATACAGGTCTATTTCCAGAATTGAAAAAAGAGAAGAAGATTATGAGTGTGCCAGCAATGATTATTAATGGTGAGCAAGTCATCTTCGGTGCAAAAAATATGGATGAAATCTTAACAGCGCTAGAAGCAACAAAATAG